In Gammaproteobacteria bacterium, a single window of DNA contains:
- the rplU gene encoding 50S ribosomal protein L21 yields MYAVFRTGGKQYRASPGDRLKVERLDAAVGDVVDFDQVLLVGSGTDIRIGSPLIPGGKVQGKVVDQGRTKKIEVVKFKRRAHYRRTHGHRQHYTEVEITSITGGDAA; encoded by the coding sequence GTGTATGCGGTCTTTCGTACAGGCGGTAAGCAGTACCGCGCGAGCCCCGGCGACCGGCTGAAGGTCGAGCGCCTCGACGCGGCCGTCGGCGACGTCGTCGACTTCGATCAGGTGCTTCTCGTCGGCTCCGGCACGGATATCCGCATCGGCTCGCCGCTGATTCCGGGCGGTAAGGTACAGGGCAAGGTCGTCGATCAAGGTCGCACGAAGAAGATCGAGGTCGTGAAATTCAAGAGGCGCGCCCACTACAGAAGGACGCACGGGCATCGGCAGCACTATACCGAGGTGGAGATCACGTCCATCACGGGCGGCGACGCCGCCTAG
- the rpmA gene encoding 50S ribosomal protein L27 has product MAHKKAGGSSKNGRDSESKRLGVKRFGGEQVAPGNILVRQRGTRFHAGANVGVGRDHTLFALAAGRVAFDTKGRKKRTHVSVVTD; this is encoded by the coding sequence ATGGCACACAAGAAGGCAGGCGGCAGCTCGAAGAACGGGCGCGATTCTGAATCGAAACGGCTCGGCGTCAAGCGCTTCGGCGGCGAGCAGGTCGCGCCGGGCAACATTCTCGTGCGGCAGCGCGGCACGCGCTTTCATGCCGGCGCGAACGTCGGTGTCGGGCGCGATCACACGTTGTTCGCGCTCGCCGCGGGGCGGGTCGCGTTCGACACGAAGGGCCGGAAGAAGCGCACGCACGTGAGCGTGGTCACGGACTGA